One segment of Pantoea sp. Lij88 DNA contains the following:
- the rsfS gene encoding ribosome silencing factor encodes MQGKALQDFVIDKIDDLKGQDIVTIDVQGKSSITDFMIICTGTSTRHVTSIAEHVEQESRLAGLMPLGIEGKGAADWVVVDLGDVIVHVMQEESRQLYELEKLWG; translated from the coding sequence TTGCAAGGTAAAGCACTCCAAGACTTCGTTATTGATAAGATTGATGATCTCAAAGGCCAGGACATTGTCACCATCGACGTTCAGGGCAAATCCAGCATCACCGATTTCATGATCATCTGCACCGGCACCTCTACGCGTCATGTGACTTCGATCGCAGAACACGTTGAGCAGGAGTCCCGTTTAGCGGGCCTGATGCCATTAGGCATTGAAGGCAAAGGCGCGGCAGACTGGGTCGTCGTTGATCTGGGTGATGTCATCGTGCATGTGATGCAGGAAGAGAGTCGCCAGCTGTATGAGCTGGAAAAACTCTGGGGCTAA
- the rlmH gene encoding 23S rRNA (pseudouridine(1915)-N(3))-methyltransferase RlmH: MKLQLVAVGTKMPDWVQTGFMEYLRRFPKDMPFELIEVTAGKRGKNADIKRILEKEGEAMLAAVGKGNRIVTLDIPGHPWETPQLAQQLERWKLDGRDVSLLIGGPEGLAPACKAAAEQSWSLSALTLPHPLVRVLVAESLYRAWSITTNHPYHRE, from the coding sequence GTGAAACTGCAACTTGTTGCCGTCGGCACGAAAATGCCTGACTGGGTGCAGACCGGTTTTATGGAGTATCTGCGCCGCTTCCCGAAAGATATGCCGTTTGAGCTGATCGAAGTGACCGCGGGTAAACGCGGCAAAAATGCTGATATCAAACGCATTCTTGAAAAAGAGGGCGAAGCGATGTTGGCAGCGGTCGGCAAAGGCAATCGCATCGTCACGCTGGATATTCCGGGTCATCCGTGGGAAACCCCGCAGCTGGCACAGCAGCTTGAACGCTGGAAGCTCGATGGCCGCGATGTCAGCCTGCTGATTGGCGGGCCTGAAGGCCTGGCTCCCGCCTGTAAAGCGGCGGCAGAGCAGAGCTGGTCACTGTCAGCATTGACGTTGCCCCATCCGCTGGTGCGCGTGCTGGTAGCCGAAAGTCTGTATCGGGCCTGGAGTATAACGACAAATCATCCTTATCATCGTGAATGA
- the mrdA gene encoding peptidoglycan DD-transpeptidase MrdA, which yields MKLQSNAFRDYSAEQKLFVRRAFIAFVGILLLSSVLVVNLYHLQILRFDDYSTRSNQNRIKLVPVAPSRGIIYDRTGTPLALNRTIYQAELVPEKVDNLQQTLENLRPVLELTDEDLDNFQKERKRSRRFTSIPVKTGLNEVQVARFAVNQYRFPGVEVKGYQRRYYPYGATLTHVVGYVSKINDRDVARLDKEGIWPNYAATHDIGKLGIEAYYESLLHGKTGFEEVEVNNRGRVIRQLHEESPQAGRDIYLTIDLKLQQYVETLLAGSRAAVVVSDPRTGEILAMVSTPSYDANLFVDGISSKDYRGLLEDENRPLYNRAIQAAYPPASTVKPYVAVSAMSAGVINRNTSLFDPGWWQLPGSEKRFRDWKKWGHGRLNVTKALEESADTFFYQVAYDMGIDRLSEWMNKFGYGSRTGIDLPQESAGNMPTRDWKQKRFKKPWYQGDTIPVGIGQGYWTATPLQMNKAMMILINDGVVKVPHMLRATREGRTLVPYRQPPEAPIGDIHSGYWEIAKDGMYGVANRPNGTAHKSFADAPYKIAAKSGTAQVFGLKENETYNAHRIAERLRDHKLMTAFAPYDKPRVAVTIILENGGAGPAVGTVMRQILDHIMLGDNNTVLPDAAPVPPGYEGE from the coding sequence ATGAAATTACAAAGCAACGCCTTTCGCGATTACAGCGCCGAACAGAAACTCTTTGTCCGTCGGGCGTTTATCGCCTTCGTCGGCATCTTACTGCTCTCTTCAGTACTGGTGGTTAACCTTTACCACCTGCAGATTCTTCGCTTTGATGATTACAGCACCCGCTCCAATCAGAACCGCATCAAACTGGTGCCGGTGGCGCCCAGTCGCGGCATCATTTACGATCGTACCGGCACCCCGCTGGCACTGAACCGCACCATCTATCAGGCAGAACTGGTTCCCGAGAAAGTTGATAACCTGCAGCAGACGCTGGAAAACTTACGCCCGGTTCTGGAACTGACAGACGAAGACCTCGACAACTTCCAGAAAGAGCGTAAACGCTCGCGTCGTTTCACTTCCATCCCGGTGAAAACCGGTCTGAATGAAGTCCAGGTGGCGCGCTTTGCAGTCAACCAGTACCGCTTCCCCGGTGTCGAAGTGAAAGGTTATCAGCGCCGCTACTACCCTTACGGCGCCACGCTGACGCATGTGGTCGGCTACGTCTCAAAAATCAACGACCGTGACGTTGCACGCCTCGATAAAGAGGGCATATGGCCGAACTACGCCGCGACGCACGACATCGGTAAGCTGGGGATTGAAGCCTATTACGAGAGTCTGCTGCACGGCAAAACCGGCTTTGAAGAGGTTGAGGTCAATAACCGTGGCCGCGTCATTCGCCAGCTGCATGAGGAGTCTCCTCAGGCAGGCCGCGATATCTATCTGACGATCGATCTTAAACTGCAGCAATATGTCGAGACACTGCTGGCGGGCAGCCGCGCGGCCGTGGTGGTCAGCGATCCGCGCACCGGTGAAATTCTCGCCATGGTCTCCACGCCGAGCTACGATGCCAACTTATTTGTCGACGGTATTTCCAGTAAGGATTACCGTGGCCTGCTGGAAGACGAAAACCGCCCGCTTTATAACCGCGCAATTCAGGCCGCCTATCCACCGGCTTCGACGGTCAAACCCTATGTGGCCGTCTCTGCCATGAGCGCTGGCGTGATTAACCGTAATACCAGCCTGTTTGATCCCGGCTGGTGGCAGCTTCCCGGTTCAGAAAAGCGTTTCCGCGACTGGAAAAAGTGGGGCCACGGTCGTCTGAACGTCACCAAAGCGCTGGAAGAGTCTGCCGATACCTTCTTCTATCAGGTCGCCTATGACATGGGTATTGACCGCCTGTCGGAGTGGATGAATAAATTTGGTTACGGCAGCCGTACCGGCATCGACTTACCGCAGGAGAGCGCCGGTAACATGCCGACCCGCGACTGGAAGCAGAAACGCTTTAAAAAGCCGTGGTATCAGGGTGACACCATCCCGGTCGGGATCGGCCAGGGTTACTGGACGGCGACGCCACTGCAGATGAACAAAGCGATGATGATTCTGATCAACGACGGCGTCGTCAAAGTGCCGCATATGCTGCGCGCCACCCGCGAAGGCCGCACTCTGGTGCCCTATCGCCAGCCGCCTGAGGCCCCGATTGGTGACATCCATTCCGGCTACTGGGAAATCGCCAAAGATGGCATGTACGGCGTAGCGAATCGCCCCAACGGTACCGCGCACAAAAGCTTTGCGGATGCGCCGTATAAAATCGCCGCCAAGTCCGGTACGGCCCAGGTCTTTGGCCTGAAAGAGAACGAAACGTATAACGCCCATAGAATTGCTGAACGATTACGCGACCATAAATTAATGACCGCGTTTGCCCCTTATGACAAACCTCGGGTGGCTGTGACCATTATCCTAGAAAACGGTGGCGCCGGTCCGGCTGTCGGCACCGTGATGCGCCAGATTCTGGATCACATTATGTTGGGTGATAACAATACAGTTCTGCCGGACGCCGCCCCTGTGCCGCCCGGTTATGAAGGTGAATAA
- the mrdB gene encoding peptidoglycan glycosyltransferase MrdB (rod shape-determining protein RodA): MQDSPQKRSIWMRIHIDPMFMLIILALLTYSAVVIWSASGQDPGMMERKLGQIAMGLVIMIVLAQVPPRVYEGWAPYLYIVCVILLVAVDAFGQISKGAQRWLDLGFVRFQPSEIAKIAVPLMVARFINRDVCPPTLKNTGIALILIFLPTLLVAAQPDLGTSILIAASGLFVLFLSGMSWKLISVAVLLVAAFIPILWFFLMHDYQRDRVMMLLDPETDPLGAGYHIIQSKIAIGSGGLRGKGWLQGTQSQLEFLPERHTDFIFAVLAEELGLVGVLLLLALYLLLIMRGLVVAARAQTTFGRVMAGGLMLILFVYVFVNIGMVSGILPVVGVPLPLVSYGGSALIVLMAGFGIVMSIHTHRKMLSKSV; encoded by the coding sequence ATGCAAGATAGTCCGCAGAAACGATCGATCTGGATGCGCATCCACATCGATCCGATGTTTATGCTGATCATTCTCGCGCTGCTGACTTACAGCGCCGTGGTGATCTGGAGTGCCAGCGGACAGGATCCCGGCATGATGGAGCGTAAGCTCGGTCAGATCGCGATGGGTCTGGTGATCATGATTGTGCTGGCGCAGGTGCCGCCTCGCGTTTATGAAGGCTGGGCGCCCTATCTCTATATTGTCTGCGTCATCCTGCTGGTGGCGGTGGATGCTTTTGGACAGATCAGTAAAGGGGCACAGCGCTGGCTCGATCTCGGCTTCGTGCGCTTTCAGCCCTCTGAGATAGCCAAAATCGCGGTGCCGCTGATGGTGGCGCGCTTTATCAACCGCGATGTCTGTCCGCCGACGCTGAAAAATACCGGTATCGCGCTGATTCTGATCTTCCTGCCTACCCTGCTGGTGGCCGCACAGCCCGATCTCGGCACCTCGATTCTGATTGCCGCCTCTGGCCTGTTTGTACTGTTCCTTTCAGGGATGAGCTGGAAACTGATTAGCGTGGCGGTGCTGCTGGTCGCCGCCTTTATCCCGATTCTGTGGTTCTTCCTGATGCACGACTATCAGCGCGACCGCGTCATGATGCTGCTCGACCCGGAAACGGATCCGCTGGGCGCCGGTTATCATATTATCCAGTCGAAAATCGCTATTGGCTCGGGCGGACTGCGCGGCAAAGGCTGGCTGCAGGGCACCCAGTCTCAGCTGGAGTTTTTACCGGAGCGTCATACTGACTTTATCTTCGCGGTCCTGGCCGAAGAGTTAGGGCTGGTCGGCGTACTGCTGCTGCTGGCCCTCTATCTTCTGCTGATCATGCGGGGACTGGTGGTAGCCGCCCGGGCGCAGACCACCTTTGGCCGCGTCATGGCGGGCGGTTTAATGCTGATTTTATTCGTTTATGTTTTCGTTAACATTGGCATGGTTAGTGGTATCTTACCGGTAGTTGGCGTGCCGCTGCCGCTGGTCAGTTATGGCGGCTCCGCGCTTATCGTGCTTATGGCGGGATTCGGCATTGTGATGTCGATCCACACTCACCGAAAAATGTTATCTAAAAGTGTCTAA
- the rlpA gene encoding endolytic peptidoglycan transglycosylase RlpA, translating into MRKEWLGVALASLVLAACTTPEPQNTAPPQPAYNGPVVEIPGVEPRYEPINPGTSQDYSVNGKNYRVIKDPSNYSEVGLATWYGEEAQGNRTATGEAYDPDALTAAHPTLPLPSYVRVTNIANGRQIVVRVNDRGPYTPGRIIDLSRAAGDRLNISNNSRVRVDYIKVAPDGTLSGPGTIGTVVAKQSYSLPARPDLSGGAVMNGGSAAPSEPPAQNVEAISNSTLQSSDNMGAPVQSSGFLGAPQPLANGVLEGNEPPVAAPASSAPAASSAAPVAASAAPAASSGSADGYVVQVGALNDPARAQQMMKSLSQRYGVPGKVEDAGNNVYRVQLGGYASRAEAAALQQRLSSDGQAASFITNTRR; encoded by the coding sequence ATGCGTAAGGAATGGCTTGGCGTTGCACTGGCATCACTGGTTCTGGCGGCCTGTACCACGCCCGAACCCCAAAATACGGCGCCGCCGCAACCGGCTTACAATGGACCGGTGGTAGAGATTCCAGGCGTTGAGCCACGTTATGAGCCGATCAATCCGGGCACCAGCCAGGATTACAGCGTTAACGGCAAAAATTACCGCGTGATTAAAGATCCGTCGAACTACAGCGAAGTCGGCCTGGCAACCTGGTACGGTGAAGAAGCTCAGGGCAACCGTACCGCCACCGGCGAAGCCTACGATCCCGATGCGCTGACTGCCGCCCACCCTACTCTGCCGCTGCCGAGCTATGTGCGCGTGACCAATATCGCGAATGGCCGTCAGATTGTGGTGCGCGTTAATGATCGCGGCCCTTACACGCCAGGACGCATTATCGACCTGTCGCGGGCTGCCGGTGATCGCCTGAATATCTCGAACAATTCGCGGGTGCGGGTCGACTACATCAAGGTCGCACCCGACGGCACGCTCTCAGGTCCCGGCACCATCGGAACCGTGGTAGCCAAACAGAGCTACTCATTGCCTGCCCGCCCGGACCTGAGTGGCGGCGCGGTGATGAACGGCGGCAGCGCAGCGCCATCTGAACCGCCTGCGCAGAATGTTGAAGCCATCAGCAACAGCACGCTGCAGAGCAGTGACAACATGGGTGCACCGGTGCAGAGCAGTGGCTTTCTTGGCGCACCCCAGCCATTAGCCAACGGCGTACTGGAAGGTAACGAGCCGCCCGTTGCCGCGCCTGCCAGTTCCGCACCCGCAGCCAGCAGTGCGGCTCCCGTAGCCGCCAGCGCCGCGCCTGCAGCCAGCAGTGGTTCCGCCGACGGATATGTGGTGCAGGTCGGTGCGCTGAATGATCCGGCGCGTGCTCAGCAGATGATGAAAAGCCTGAGCCAGCGTTATGGTGTGCCCGGTAAAGTCGAAGACGCGGGCAACAATGTTTATCGCGTTCAGCTCGGGGGCTACGCCTCACGCGCCGAAGCGGCTGCGCTGCAACAGCGCCTGAGCAGTGATGGTCAGGCCGCTTCATTCATTACGAACACGCGTCGCTGA
- the dacA gene encoding D-alanyl-D-alanine carboxypeptidase DacA, whose amino-acid sequence MNTLKSSRLLKRLTVGSLIAFSLSHAAIADDVNLKTMIPGVPDIDAEAYVLIDYNSGKVLAEKNADARRDPASLTKMMTSYVIGQAVKAGKIHQDDLVTVGPDAWATGNPVFKGSSLMFLKPGDRVPVSQLTRGIVLQSGNDACVAMADYVAGSQDAFVNLMNNYVKAIGLQNTHFGTVHGLDAEGQYSSARDMALIGQALIRDVPEEYAVYKEKEFTFNNIRQMNRNGLLWDTNLNVDGIKTGHTNSAGYNLVASATEGQMRLISAVMGGHTFKGRETESKKLLTWGFRFFETVAPLKAGKEFASEPVWFGDNDRVQLGVEKDAYLTIPRGRMKDLKASYVLTNTELHAPLKKNQVVGSINFQLDGKTIEQRPLVVLNEVSEGGFFGRIVDYIKLMFHHWFG is encoded by the coding sequence ATGAACACGCTGAAATCATCTCGTTTGCTGAAACGCCTGACAGTGGGATCACTGATCGCTTTTTCTCTCAGCCATGCTGCTATTGCTGATGACGTCAATCTCAAGACCATGATTCCGGGCGTGCCGGACATTGATGCCGAAGCGTACGTCCTTATCGACTACAACTCAGGCAAAGTGCTGGCAGAGAAAAACGCCGATGCACGCCGCGATCCTGCCAGTCTGACCAAGATGATGACCAGCTATGTCATTGGTCAGGCCGTCAAAGCGGGCAAAATTCATCAGGATGATCTGGTCACCGTCGGCCCGGATGCCTGGGCGACCGGCAACCCGGTGTTCAAAGGCTCCTCGCTGATGTTCCTGAAGCCTGGTGACCGCGTACCGGTCTCTCAGCTGACCCGTGGGATTGTGCTGCAGTCCGGTAACGACGCCTGTGTGGCGATGGCTGACTATGTCGCCGGCAGCCAGGATGCCTTCGTGAACCTGATGAACAACTACGTTAAAGCGATTGGCCTGCAGAATACCCACTTCGGGACCGTGCATGGCCTGGACGCTGAAGGTCAGTACAGCTCTGCGCGCGATATGGCGCTGATTGGCCAGGCGCTGATCCGCGACGTACCGGAAGAGTACGCGGTCTATAAAGAGAAAGAGTTCACCTTCAACAATATCCGTCAGATGAACCGTAACGGTCTGCTGTGGGATACCAACCTGAACGTGGACGGGATCAAAACCGGTCATACCAATTCAGCCGGTTACAACCTGGTGGCGTCAGCGACTGAAGGCCAGATGCGCCTCATCTCTGCGGTCATGGGCGGTCATACCTTTAAAGGTCGTGAAACCGAGAGCAAGAAACTGCTGACCTGGGGCTTCCGTTTCTTTGAAACCGTTGCACCACTGAAAGCGGGCAAAGAGTTCGCTTCTGAGCCAGTCTGGTTCGGTGATAACGACCGTGTGCAGCTGGGCGTGGAAAAAGATGCTTACCTGACGATTCCACGTGGCCGCATGAAAGATCTGAAAGCCAGCTATGTGCTGACCAACACGGAACTGCACGCGCCGCTGAAGAAAAACCAGGTTGTCGGCAGCATCAATTTCCAGCTGGATGGCAAGACTATCGAACAGCGTCCGCTGGTGGTGCTGAACGAAGTCTCTGAGGGCGGTTTCTTTGGCCGTATCGTTGATTACATCAAACTGATGTTCCATCACTGGTTCGGTTAA
- the ybeD gene encoding DUF493 family protein YbeD — translation MKTKLNELLEFPTPFTYKVMGLAQPELVDQVVEVVQRHAPGDYSPEVKPSSKGNYHSVNITINATHIEQVERLYEELGNIEIVRMVL, via the coding sequence ATGAAAACCAAACTGAATGAGCTGCTCGAATTTCCTACCCCGTTTACCTACAAAGTAATGGGTCTGGCGCAACCGGAGCTGGTTGATCAAGTGGTTGAAGTGGTGCAACGTCATGCGCCCGGCGACTACAGCCCTGAAGTTAAGCCGAGCAGCAAGGGCAACTATCACTCCGTAAACATCACTATCAACGCCACCCACATCGAGCAGGTCGAACGCCTGTACGAAGAGCTGGGCAACATCGAAATTGTGCGGATGGTTCTGTAA
- the lipB gene encoding lipoyl(octanoyl) transferase LipB translates to MSVETLFVRQSGLCDWQSVSDAMHYYTDQRDDQSRDEIWLVEHPPVFTQGQAGKAEHLLMPGDIPVVQSDRGGQVTYHGPGQQVMYVLIDVKRRKLGVRQLVTILEETVIATLAEFGVSARARADAPGVYVGEEKICSLGLRIRKGCSFHGLALNVAMDLSPFLRINPCGYAGMSMTQLKNFQPQVTTEQVRAPLVSAFARLSGYENVEWISGDLPVKP, encoded by the coding sequence TTGTCAGTTGAAACCCTCTTTGTCCGTCAGTCCGGTCTGTGCGACTGGCAATCTGTCTCCGACGCCATGCATTACTACACCGACCAGCGCGACGACCAGAGTCGTGACGAAATCTGGCTGGTCGAACATCCTCCGGTCTTTACTCAGGGCCAGGCGGGAAAAGCGGAGCATCTGCTGATGCCAGGCGATATTCCGGTGGTGCAGAGCGATCGTGGTGGTCAGGTGACCTACCACGGACCGGGTCAGCAGGTGATGTACGTGCTGATTGATGTGAAACGCCGTAAGCTTGGCGTGCGCCAGCTGGTGACTATTCTGGAAGAGACGGTGATCGCCACCCTGGCAGAATTTGGCGTCAGCGCCCGCGCCCGCGCGGATGCGCCCGGCGTCTATGTCGGGGAAGAGAAGATCTGTTCACTGGGATTGCGCATCCGCAAAGGCTGCTCTTTTCACGGTCTGGCGCTGAATGTGGCCATGGATCTGTCGCCCTTCCTGCGCATTAATCCCTGTGGGTACGCCGGGATGAGCATGACCCAGTTGAAAAATTTCCAGCCACAGGTCACGACGGAGCAGGTACGGGCTCCGCTGGTCAGCGCCTTTGCGCGGCTGTCAGGTTATGAAAATGTTGAATGGATATCAGGCGATCTCCCTGTTAAGCCTTAA
- the lipA gene encoding lipoyl synthase — MSKPIQMERGVKYRDADKMALIPVKTVAVERQEMLRKPEWMKIKLPADSSRIQGIKAAMRKNGLHSVCEEASCPNLAECFNHGTATFMILGAICTRRCPFCDVAHGRPNAPDANEPAKLAQTIADMGLRYVVITSVDRDDLRDGGAQHFADCISAIREKNPTIKIETLVPDFRGRMDRALEILTATPPDVFNHNLENVPRVYRQVRPGANYEWSLKLLERFKEAHPHIPTKSGLMVGLGETNAEIVEVMRDLRRHGVTMLTLGQYLQPSRHHLPVQRYVSPAEFDEMKEEAMAMGFTHAACGPFVRSSYHADMQAKGEEVK, encoded by the coding sequence ATGAGTAAACCAATTCAGATGGAACGCGGCGTCAAATATCGTGACGCAGACAAAATGGCGCTGATCCCGGTGAAAACCGTGGCTGTTGAACGGCAGGAGATGTTGCGTAAGCCGGAATGGATGAAAATCAAGCTGCCAGCTGACTCCAGTCGTATTCAGGGCATTAAAGCCGCGATGCGTAAAAACGGACTGCACTCGGTCTGTGAAGAGGCGTCCTGCCCTAACCTCGCCGAATGCTTCAACCACGGCACCGCCACCTTTATGATCCTTGGCGCAATCTGTACCCGTCGTTGTCCGTTCTGCGATGTGGCACATGGCCGTCCTAATGCACCCGATGCGAATGAACCCGCAAAACTGGCGCAGACGATTGCCGATATGGGCCTGCGTTATGTGGTGATCACCTCGGTTGACCGCGATGATTTACGTGATGGTGGCGCTCAGCACTTTGCCGACTGCATCAGCGCGATTCGCGAAAAAAATCCCACCATCAAAATTGAAACGCTGGTGCCGGACTTTCGTGGCCGTATGGATCGCGCGCTGGAAATTCTCACCGCGACGCCACCGGATGTGTTTAACCACAACCTGGAAAACGTACCGCGCGTCTACCGTCAGGTACGTCCGGGCGCTAACTACGAGTGGTCACTGAAGCTGCTGGAGCGTTTTAAAGAAGCGCATCCGCATATCCCGACCAAATCGGGTCTGATGGTTGGCCTGGGTGAAACCAACGCCGAAATCGTGGAAGTGATGCGCGATCTGCGTCGCCACGGCGTTACCATGCTGACGCTGGGCCAGTATCTGCAGCCGAGCCGTCACCACCTGCCCGTTCAGCGCTACGTCAGCCCGGCTGAATTCGATGAGATGAAAGAAGAAGCGATGGCAATGGGCTTCACCCATGCCGCGTGCGGTCCGTTTGTCCGCTCTTCCTATCATGCGGATATGCAGGCTAAAGGCGAAGAAGTGAAATAA
- the tatE gene encoding twin-arginine translocase subunit TatE — translation MEGISIAKLLIIGALIVLLFGTNKLRSLGGDLGSAIKGFKKAMKDEDTSATRTTAEDVPAERVVHKD, via the coding sequence ATGGAAGGTATCAGTATTGCCAAGCTGCTGATTATCGGTGCGCTTATCGTACTGCTTTTTGGTACCAACAAGTTGCGCTCACTGGGCGGCGATCTGGGCTCCGCGATCAAAGGCTTCAAAAAAGCCATGAAAGACGAAGATACCAGTGCAACCCGAACAACGGCTGAAGACGTGCCGGCAGAACGCGTCGTTCATAAAGATTAA
- a CDS encoding amino acid ABC transporter ATP-binding protein, which translates to MSQSEPLVCARNVQKNYGDNQVLKGIDLDVWPGEVVVILGPSGSGKSTFLRCINHLEEMNAGSIRVGDEQIGYVLKGHVLHRLSPRQIARQRQKIGMVFQQFNLYPHMTVLQNIIEAPIGVHKFPRQEAMAHARSLLATVGLSDKADAWPRHLSGGQQQRVAIARALAIKPQLMLFDEPTSALDPELVGEVLATMRTLADQGLTMIVVTHEISFAREAADRVVFMDGGVVVEQGTPEEVIANPQHPRTQAFLSRFI; encoded by the coding sequence ATGAGTCAGAGTGAACCCCTGGTCTGCGCCCGCAACGTGCAGAAGAATTATGGCGACAATCAGGTTCTGAAAGGGATCGATCTGGATGTCTGGCCTGGAGAAGTGGTGGTGATTCTCGGCCCATCCGGTTCGGGTAAATCCACGTTTCTGCGCTGTATCAATCATCTTGAAGAGATGAATGCCGGATCGATTCGGGTCGGTGATGAGCAGATTGGCTATGTGCTGAAAGGGCATGTGCTGCACCGGCTCTCGCCACGCCAGATTGCCCGGCAGCGCCAGAAAATCGGCATGGTATTTCAGCAGTTCAATCTCTATCCACATATGACGGTGCTGCAGAACATCATTGAAGCGCCCATCGGTGTACATAAATTTCCGCGTCAGGAGGCGATGGCCCATGCCCGATCGCTGCTCGCGACGGTGGGATTAAGTGATAAAGCGGACGCCTGGCCGCGTCACCTCTCGGGCGGACAGCAGCAGCGTGTCGCGATTGCGCGGGCGCTGGCGATCAAACCGCAGCTGATGCTGTTTGATGAGCCGACCTCAGCGCTTGATCCGGAGCTGGTGGGGGAAGTCCTGGCGACCATGCGTACTCTGGCTGATCAGGGATTAACGATGATCGTGGTGACCCATGAAATCAGCTTTGCCCGGGAAGCCGCCGATCGCGTTGTCTTTATGGATGGGGGAGTGGTGGTTGAGCAGGGTACGCCGGAAGAGGTGATTGCGAATCCGCAGCATCCACGGACCCAGGCGTTTCTCAGCCGTTTCATCTGA
- a CDS encoding amino acid ABC transporter permease: MSPPRHLHRDDSGEAQLRDVAFARSAPTYGRWISWILVLVIGSNLLWLVATNPNFEWQVVLKWFTEESVLKGLQVTLGLTVVSMILGTLLGLLLGVWRLSDNRLLRGVAGLYIWFFRGTPLLVQLIFWYNLSTLFPALSLTLPWTDITLASWNTNDLITPLTAAIAGLALNEAAYMAEIIRAGLLSVDNGQVETTQAFGMSRSRALRRIIIPQAMRSIIPPTGNQLISMIKATSLVSVIAMGDLLYSVQAIYNRTFEIIPMLMVAVIWYLLITSILNLGQSAIERYYARGTRRVASVPRRATVVAGHAQPQQEER; encoded by the coding sequence ATGAGCCCGCCTCGCCATCTGCACCGTGATGACAGTGGCGAGGCGCAGCTGCGCGACGTGGCATTCGCCCGCAGCGCGCCCACTTACGGACGCTGGATCAGCTGGATTCTGGTGCTGGTGATTGGCTCTAATCTGCTGTGGCTGGTGGCGACCAATCCTAACTTTGAATGGCAGGTAGTGCTGAAATGGTTTACCGAAGAATCCGTGCTGAAAGGGTTGCAGGTGACTCTGGGGCTGACGGTCGTGTCGATGATACTGGGCACGCTGCTGGGTTTGTTACTGGGCGTCTGGCGGCTCTCTGACAACCGGCTGCTGCGCGGCGTCGCCGGGCTCTATATCTGGTTCTTCCGGGGCACGCCGCTGCTGGTGCAGCTGATCTTCTGGTACAACCTCTCCACGCTGTTTCCCGCGCTGTCGCTGACGCTGCCATGGACCGACATCACGCTGGCCAGCTGGAACACCAACGATCTGATTACGCCGCTGACGGCGGCTATCGCCGGGCTGGCACTGAATGAAGCGGCTTATATGGCGGAAATTATTCGCGCCGGTCTGCTGTCAGTGGATAACGGTCAGGTGGAGACGACACAAGCCTTTGGCATGAGCCGGTCGCGGGCGCTGCGACGTATCATTATTCCGCAGGCGATGCGGTCTATCATTCCGCCCACCGGCAATCAGTTGATCAGCATGATCAAGGCGACGTCGCTGGTCAGCGTGATCGCAATGGGCGATCTGCTCTACTCGGTGCAGGCGATCTACAACCGCACCTTCGAGATTATCCCGATGCTGATGGTGGCGGTGATCTGGTACCTGCTGATCACCTCGATCCTTAATCTGGGCCAGTCCGCTATCGAGCGCTATTACGCGCGTGGCACCCGCCGGGTGGCCAGCGTGCCCAGACGTGCCACTGTCGTCGCAGGTCATGCGCAACCCCAGCAGGAGGAGCGATGA